A window of Phormidium ambiguum IAM M-71 contains these coding sequences:
- a CDS encoding trypsin-like peptidase domain-containing protein, producing MNTKLITVAASSLIAARTTLAVFGISSLAVTTPLILNPTPVSAQATDEQTNVRVYQKASPAVVSIAVPNGSGSGSIISPDGLVLTNAHVVQNASRTLTVILADGRRLPADVIAFGDRGLDLAVLKIRGQNNLPTVPLARGAVQVGQRAYAIGNPFGRFQGTFTVGIVSRIDRERGLIQTDAAINPGNSGGPLLNSQGELIGVNTAIFTNSQAGGNIGIGFAIAIDRVQPFLASVRQGTAPRVAQTVPRARRSTNPPQTLALNGELISDRLGPGDNVLPVDNSFFKAYRFQGRAGQRVRIDMVSQEINPFLILVAPNGRALAQDHNSGGNKNARIVTNLPISGTYLLIANSYRPGEVGAFDLRALASGTGLRNSTPQRGTRSPIQLQGTLGPGAPVLPSDGSWYRSYTFDGVAGQPIRITLESPDFDTYLALLGPDGRKVAENNNAGRNSPNSALNLTLPRSGRYRVIVNASERGAGGRYRLIIR from the coding sequence ATGAACACTAAACTTATAACTGTAGCTGCGTCAAGCTTAATAGCTGCCAGAACAACATTAGCTGTTTTTGGCATTAGTTCGTTAGCTGTTACTACTCCGCTGATTCTGAATCCAACTCCTGTTTCAGCGCAAGCTACTGACGAACAAACTAACGTCCGTGTATATCAAAAAGCAAGTCCGGCTGTAGTGTCGATCGCTGTACCGAACGGTTCAGGCAGTGGGAGCATTATTAGTCCCGATGGCTTAGTTTTAACTAACGCTCATGTTGTGCAAAATGCTTCTCGGACTTTAACCGTAATTTTGGCAGATGGTAGACGTTTGCCAGCAGATGTGATAGCTTTTGGCGATCGCGGTTTGGATTTAGCCGTATTGAAAATTCGCGGTCAAAATAACTTACCCACTGTTCCTTTAGCACGAGGAGCGGTACAAGTAGGACAACGTGCCTACGCTATTGGTAATCCCTTTGGTCGCTTTCAAGGCACTTTTACAGTCGGAATTGTGAGCCGGATCGATCGAGAAAGAGGTTTAATCCAAACTGATGCCGCTATTAACCCTGGTAATTCTGGAGGGCCTTTACTTAACAGTCAAGGAGAATTAATAGGCGTTAATACGGCGATTTTTACTAATAGTCAAGCCGGGGGAAATATTGGGATTGGATTTGCCATTGCGATCGATCGAGTACAACCTTTCCTCGCCTCCGTTCGCCAAGGAACTGCTCCTCGCGTCGCCCAAACAGTTCCTCGCGCTAGACGTTCTACTAACCCTCCGCAAACATTGGCACTCAATGGCGAACTAATTAGCGATCGATTAGGCCCAGGAGATAACGTCTTACCCGTAGACAACAGCTTCTTTAAAGCCTACAGGTTTCAGGGTCGGGCTGGTCAAAGAGTCCGAATCGACATGGTAAGTCAAGAAATCAACCCCTTTTTAATCCTCGTAGCACCAAATGGTCGCGCCTTAGCCCAAGATCACAACTCAGGCGGCAACAAAAATGCCCGCATTGTAACTAATCTACCGATTTCAGGCACTTACCTATTAATTGCCAATTCCTATCGACCCGGAGAAGTGGGTGCTTTTGACCTCAGAGCATTAGCATCAGGTACTGGTTTGAGAAATTCTACCCCCCAAAGAGGAACTAGATCTCCCATCCAATTACAAGGTACTCTCGGCCCAGGTGCGCCCGTACTTCCTTCTGATGGCAGTTGGTACAGATCCTACACTTTTGATGGTGTGGCTGGTCAACCCATCAGAATTACTCTCGAAAGCCCTGATTTTGACACTTATTTGGCACTTCTAGGCCCAGATGGTCGTAAGGTAGCAGAAAATAACAATGCAGGCCGAAATAGCCCCAATTCTGCCCTCAATCTCACCTTACCTCGTTCCGGTAGATACCGCGTCATAGTCAACGCCAGCGAACGAGGTGCAGGGGGTAGATATCGTCTGATTATTCGTTAA